A genomic region of Sphingobacteriales bacterium contains the following coding sequences:
- a CDS encoding DUF4296 domain-containing protein codes for MLQNSTAQCSISSPIFRVVKQYFLLFVVALAVLFTDACRPAANTPAPAPPANLIAEDTLIQILADIHLLEAAYKDHKNATQLPYSKEQMYAWVMQHHPSVKIEDFKNSFIYYSSQADKMERIYDRVMEELSRREAKND; via the coding sequence TTGTTGCAAAACTCAACTGCTCAATGCTCAATATCATCACCTATATTCCGCGTGGTGAAGCAATATTTTTTATTATTTGTTGTTGCGCTTGCCGTTTTGTTTACAGATGCCTGTCGTCCTGCTGCCAATACGCCCGCACCTGCGCCGCCTGCAAATTTGATAGCCGAAGACACTTTAATTCAGATTTTGGCAGACATTCATTTGCTGGAAGCCGCCTATAAAGATCACAAAAACGCCACTCAACTGCCCTATTCCAAAGAGCAGATGTATGCTTGGGTAATGCAACACCACCCTTCGGTGAAAATAGAAGATTTTAAAAATTCTTTTATTTATTACAGCAGTCAGGCGGATAAAATGGAGCGCATTTACGACCGTGTAATGGAAGAACTCTCGCGCCGCGAAGCTAAAAACGATTAA
- a CDS encoding sulfatase-like hydrolase/transferase yields the protein MGLEKNTNSRFKIYFALVLTYIVISTIVRISLYFLSIGELDFSVFELLKMFGIGFLYDSFVAMCFGAVLLLYLLLFPKKWIGTQIDKIFILFILCITLFVVLFSSFAEFPFWEEFKTRFNFIAVDYLIYTYEVIENINQSYPIPWLITALILCIGAILWIFNKQHVFKATFTSKTPFFKRLGLAIPFFALSFILGFFLDNKAADWSNNIFENEISKNGVFSFFAAFRSNELDYDLFYPTLDLKKAYSIIKQELLQENESYVDDATFDNITRKITGTDSLQIFPNIILVTIESFSADFLRAFGNEKNITPNFDSFINEGVFFSNMYATGTRTVRGMEALALSVPPTPGNSIVRRLHNDNIFSIANVLKEKQYEIKFIYGGDGYFDNMNNFFGGQGFDIVDRNRGNPLSDDIKTQRYNINDNEVSFENAWGICDEDIYNQSLKYADIDAKSNKRFFQFIMTTSNHRPYTFPDNKIDLPQGDRESAVKYTDYALGQFIEKAKKKPWFDNTIFVIVADHCASSAGKWEINIEKHHIPALILNAHKNLKVDKLCSQIDLMPSVFSLMNWSYETQFYGNNIFKMKNTDERALIGNYRTLGMLKDTTFVEVNDRKEIKTYLWNTDLKSMTLSNTKNNFLEEKTIAYYQTASERYKNGKMKNLK from the coding sequence ATGGGTTTGGAAAAAAATACAAACTCGAGGTTTAAAATTTATTTTGCCCTCGTACTGACCTATATAGTAATTAGCACAATTGTGCGTATTTCTCTTTATTTTTTGAGTATTGGCGAATTGGATTTTTCTGTTTTTGAATTGCTCAAAATGTTTGGCATTGGTTTTTTATATGATAGCTTTGTAGCAATGTGTTTTGGGGCGGTTCTTTTACTTTATTTGCTTTTGTTTCCCAAAAAATGGATAGGTACTCAAATAGACAAAATATTTATTTTATTTATTTTGTGTATTACGCTGTTTGTTGTTTTGTTTTCTTCTTTTGCCGAATTTCCTTTTTGGGAGGAGTTTAAAACAAGGTTCAATTTTATAGCGGTGGATTATTTGATTTATACTTACGAAGTCATTGAAAATATCAATCAGTCGTATCCTATTCCCTGGCTCATTACCGCACTTATTTTGTGTATTGGTGCTATTTTATGGATATTCAATAAGCAGCATGTTTTTAAAGCAACTTTTACGTCAAAAACTCCTTTTTTTAAAAGACTCGGACTTGCAATTCCTTTTTTTGCCCTTTCTTTTATTTTGGGCTTTTTTTTAGATAATAAAGCTGCCGACTGGAGCAATAATATATTTGAAAATGAAATCAGTAAAAACGGGGTTTTTTCGTTTTTTGCCGCTTTTAGGTCTAATGAGTTGGATTATGATTTGTTTTATCCCACTTTGGATTTAAAAAAAGCATACAGCATCATTAAGCAGGAACTCTTGCAGGAAAATGAAAGCTATGTAGATGATGCAACATTTGATAATATAACACGCAAAATAACAGGTACGGATTCATTGCAGATATTTCCCAACATTATCCTCGTTACCATTGAAAGTTTTAGTGCCGATTTTCTTCGCGCTTTTGGCAATGAAAAAAATATCACACCTAATTTTGATAGCTTTATAAATGAAGGCGTATTTTTTTCCAATATGTACGCCACCGGAACCAGAACCGTAAGAGGTATGGAGGCTTTGGCTTTGAGTGTTCCGCCAACACCCGGAAACAGTATCGTAAGGCGACTTCACAACGACAATATATTTTCGATAGCGAATGTGCTAAAGGAAAAACAATACGAAATCAAGTTTATTTATGGAGGAGATGGATATTTTGATAATATGAATAATTTTTTTGGCGGACAGGGTTTTGATATTGTTGATAGAAACAGAGGAAATCCTTTGTCTGATGATATAAAAACTCAACGCTATAATATCAACGACAATGAAGTTTCTTTTGAAAATGCCTGGGGTATTTGTGATGAGGATATTTATAACCAATCTTTGAAGTATGCTGATATAGATGCCAAATCAAATAAACGTTTTTTTCAGTTTATTATGACTACTTCGAATCACAGACCTTATACTTTTCCTGATAATAAAATTGATTTGCCGCAGGGTGATAGAGAAAGTGCCGTAAAATATACCGATTATGCTCTTGGCCAATTTATTGAGAAAGCAAAAAAGAAACCCTGGTTTGATAATACCATTTTTGTAATTGTGGCAGACCATTGCGCAAGCAGTGCCGGAAAATGGGAAATCAACATTGAAAAACACCATATTCCGGCATTAATTCTCAACGCACACAAAAACTTAAAGGTTGATAAACTTTGTTCGCAAATTGATTTGATGCCAAGTGTTTTTTCATTGATGAACTGGAGCTATGAAACACAATTTTATGGGAATAATATTTTTAAAATGAAAAATACTGACGAAAGAGCACTCATCGGAAATTACAGAACGCTCGGTATGCTAAAAGATACCACTTTTGTTGAAGTGAACGACAGAAAAGAAATTAAAACTTATCTGTGGAATACAGATTTAAAAAGCATGACTTTATCAAATACTAAAAATAATTTTTTGGAGGAAAAAACCATAGCTTATTACCAAACAGCGAGCGAAAGATATAAAAATGGTAAAATGAAAAACTTAAAATAA
- a CDS encoding amidohydrolase family protein, whose protein sequence is MKLNVRLLLINVLVFFAQATAQAQNWIPAPGKLLEGKTYIMNATLHLGNGKVIPNGVLGMENGRIILVADATVIRLNMSDAKTIDAYGKHVYPALISPNSILGLSETGAVRAQRDYYEVGDYNSNVRALIAYNTDSQITPTVRSNGVLMAQIVPQGGRISGTSSVVQLDAWNWEDAAVKADEGMWLSFPSLYEYEEGRIVPSKKYEQQLQELEQFFTEAANYCQAPSDYPQNLKFEAMCGVFEGSKKLYIRANLTKEIMAAVQFAKRHQVKMVLAEGAESWLVADILKENDIPVIIQKTHQLPRRNDDDIDIFYKLPALLQNAGVLYAVSAENDSGEQRNLAFTAGKAVAYGLTKEQALSAITSNTAAILGIDAAYGTLEQGKQASFIISQGDVLDPMTQHIERAFIDGREVNLENKQKDLYHKYMNKYNLPEKQN, encoded by the coding sequence ATGAAATTAAATGTTCGTCTGTTGCTGATAAATGTGCTTGTTTTTTTTGCACAAGCTACCGCACAAGCTCAAAACTGGATACCTGCACCGGGTAAATTGCTCGAAGGCAAAACCTATATTATGAATGCAACGCTTCATTTAGGAAACGGAAAAGTAATTCCGAATGGTGTGCTGGGTATGGAAAACGGGCGTATTATTCTGGTTGCCGATGCTACCGTTATACGCCTCAATATGAGCGATGCCAAAACGATTGATGCTTATGGAAAACATGTGTATCCGGCACTTATATCGCCCAACAGCATTTTGGGCTTGAGTGAAACGGGGGCGGTGCGTGCCCAGCGCGACTACTACGAAGTAGGCGATTATAACTCAAATGTGCGTGCCCTGATTGCCTACAACACCGACAGTCAAATTACGCCCACCGTGCGCTCCAACGGCGTGCTGATGGCGCAAATTGTGCCGCAGGGCGGACGCATCAGCGGTACTTCTTCGGTGGTGCAGTTAGATGCGTGGAATTGGGAAGATGCCGCCGTGAAAGCAGATGAAGGTATGTGGCTCTCTTTTCCTTCTTTGTACGAATACGAAGAGGGGCGCATTGTGCCTTCCAAAAAATACGAACAGCAATTACAGGAGTTGGAGCAATTTTTTACCGAAGCCGCAAATTATTGTCAAGCACCTTCTGATTATCCGCAAAACCTCAAATTTGAGGCGATGTGCGGTGTTTTTGAGGGTAGTAAAAAACTGTATATCCGCGCCAATCTGACCAAAGAAATTATGGCAGCAGTGCAGTTCGCGAAGCGTCATCAGGTGAAAATGGTGCTGGCAGAAGGAGCAGAAAGTTGGTTAGTTGCCGATATACTCAAAGAAAACGATATTCCGGTCATTATTCAGAAAACACATCAGTTGCCGCGCCGCAATGACGACGATATTGATATTTTTTACAAACTGCCCGCTTTGCTCCAAAATGCGGGCGTATTGTACGCTGTTTCGGCAGAAAACGACAGTGGCGAGCAGCGTAATTTAGCTTTTACGGCGGGTAAGGCGGTGGCTTACGGGCTGACCAAAGAACAGGCTTTGAGTGCCATTACTTCCAATACGGCGGCTATTTTGGGCATTGATGCCGCTTATGGAACTTTGGAACAAGGAAAACAGGCTTCTTTTATCATTTCCCAAGGCGATGTTTTAGACCCAATGACCCAACATATTGAGCGGGCTTTTATAGACGGACGGGAGGTGAATTTGGAAAATAAACAAAAAGACCTGTATCATAAATATATGAACAAGTATAATTTGCCTGAAAAGCAAAACTAA
- the folK gene encoding 2-amino-4-hydroxy-6-hydroxymethyldihydropteridine diphosphokinase: MANLYILIGGNMGKRHYRLRQAAQYLSQQVGSIAAVSAVYETAPWGNTQQAAFLNQALWLNTTLSPHEALAAALRIEQQMGRVRREKWGQRIIDIDLLLYDDVVVQHSDLTLPHPLLHERRFALQPLCDIAPNLSHPLLHRTCAQLLAHCRDTSEVRRWQ; the protein is encoded by the coding sequence ATGGCAAATTTATATATTTTAATCGGCGGAAATATGGGAAAGCGGCACTATCGGCTTCGTCAGGCGGCACAGTATTTATCGCAGCAGGTGGGGAGCATAGCGGCGGTATCGGCGGTGTACGAAACCGCACCTTGGGGCAATACGCAACAAGCTGCTTTTTTGAATCAGGCTTTATGGCTAAACACTACCCTATCTCCGCACGAAGCTCTCGCCGCCGCCTTGCGCATTGAGCAGCAAATGGGAAGGGTACGCCGCGAAAAATGGGGGCAGCGCATTATTGATATTGATTTGTTGCTGTATGATGATGTTGTTGTGCAACATTCCGATTTGACCCTCCCCCACCCTTTGTTGCACGAGCGGCGTTTTGCGTTGCAACCTTTGTGCGACATTGCACCCAATCTCTCGCATCCTTTATTGCACCGCACTTGCGCCCAATTGCTCGCCCACTGCCGCGATACTTCGGAGGTGCGGCGTTGGCAGTAA
- a CDS encoding CoA transferase subunit A, whose amino-acid sequence MNKVYANADAAIFDIPDHTTLMLGGFGLCGIPENAIAALVRKGVSGLTCISNNAGVDDFGLGLLLKTRQIKKMISSYVGENAEFERQLLSGELEVELTPQGTLAERIRAGGAGIAAFFTRTGYGTEVAEGKEIREINGRKYVLESGLTADFAIIKAWKGDALGNLVFKYTARNFNPMMATAGRITIAEVEELVPIGALDPDHIHTPGIFVKRIFQGTDYEKRIEQRTVRKA is encoded by the coding sequence ATGAATAAAGTGTATGCAAATGCCGATGCGGCAATTTTTGATATTCCCGACCACACTACGCTAATGCTCGGTGGTTTTGGTTTGTGCGGTATTCCCGAAAACGCTATCGCTGCTTTGGTGCGCAAAGGAGTGAGCGGGCTGACCTGTATTTCCAACAATGCCGGTGTGGACGATTTTGGCTTGGGTTTGCTGCTGAAAACGCGCCAAATCAAAAAAATGATATCGAGCTATGTGGGCGAAAATGCCGAATTTGAACGTCAGTTATTGTCGGGCGAGTTGGAAGTAGAACTCACACCGCAGGGCACATTGGCGGAGCGTATCCGCGCAGGTGGGGCGGGTATTGCTGCGTTTTTTACCCGCACCGGCTACGGCACAGAAGTAGCAGAGGGCAAAGAAATACGCGAAATCAACGGGCGTAAGTATGTGCTGGAAAGTGGCTTAACCGCCGACTTCGCTATCATAAAGGCTTGGAAAGGCGATGCGCTGGGCAACTTGGTATTCAAATACACCGCCCGCAATTTCAACCCGATGATGGCAACCGCCGGAAGAATCACCATTGCCGAAGTAGAAGAATTAGTACCAATAGGAGCATTAGACCCCGACCATATCCACACGCCGGGTATTTTTGTAAAGCGCATTTTTCAGGGCACTGATTATGAAAAACGCATCGAACAGCGCACCGTCCGCAAAGCATAG
- a CDS encoding DUF2795 domain-containing protein yields MYWTLELASYLEDAPWPATKDELIDFAIRSGAPIEVIENLQELDDEPGEFFESIEDIWPDYPTQEDFFFHEDEH; encoded by the coding sequence ATGTATTGGACACTAGAATTAGCATCGTATCTGGAAGATGCTCCTTGGCCGGCCACCAAAGATGAATTGATAGATTTTGCCATTCGTTCCGGCGCACCGATTGAAGTAATTGAAAATTTGCAGGAATTAGATGACGAACCCGGAGAGTTTTTTGAATCTATCGAAGATATTTGGCCAGACTATCCCACTCAGGAGGATTTCTTCTTTCACGAAGATGAACACTAA
- a CDS encoding T9SS type A sorting domain-containing protein has protein sequence MEVAPNPVSDKLNIKAILSQQQAQMMVQINDLNGKLMSLQSMKNLQSGEHLFTINTKNWQSGLYVLTLYNEHFSKSTQILIQH, from the coding sequence ATGGAAGTAGCTCCTAACCCCGTCAGCGACAAATTGAATATAAAGGCAATACTTAGCCAACAGCAAGCACAAATGATGGTACAGATAAACGACCTCAACGGCAAGCTGATGAGCTTGCAAAGCATGAAAAACTTACAAAGCGGTGAACATCTGTTTACTATAAACACTAAAAACTGGCAAAGTGGCTTATATGTTTTGACGCTGTACAATGAGCATTTTTCAAAGAGTACACAAATTTTAATACAGCATTAG
- a CDS encoding NfeD family protein produces MTFLQIILIILVGIILLLVELFIFTGSTIAGVAGTILWVVGVVAFYYYYGTVMGHWALGISLLLGIGLAVATGRWLGKRDVGLTKTLDGKMNTTPQDELETGMQGVAFSDLKPYGKVTISGKIYDVHSEGGYISKGTQVSISNITPQEIVVKSV; encoded by the coding sequence ATGACATTCCTTCAAATCATCTTGATTATTTTAGTAGGGATTATATTATTACTCGTAGAACTGTTCATTTTTACCGGCTCTACTATTGCTGGCGTGGCGGGTACCATTTTATGGGTGGTGGGCGTAGTCGCTTTCTATTATTATTATGGTACTGTAATGGGGCATTGGGCTTTGGGAATCAGTTTGCTGCTCGGTATAGGGCTGGCAGTGGCTACCGGTCGTTGGCTCGGGAAACGAGATGTAGGGCTGACAAAAACACTTGACGGAAAAATGAATACAACCCCCCAAGACGAATTAGAAACAGGTATGCAGGGTGTAGCTTTCAGCGATTTAAAACCTTACGGAAAAGTTACTATTTCAGGAAAAATTTATGATGTACATTCCGAAGGAGGATATATTTCCAAAGGTACGCAAGTAAGTATCAGCAATATTACACCGCAGGAAATTGTTGTGAAAAGCGTATAA
- a CDS encoding YggS family pyridoxal phosphate-dependent enzyme: MANMAIFRQIKAELEEKGARLVAVSKTRTTAEIMELYAAGQRIFGENRVQEMVQKYEQLPKDIEWHLIGHLQNNKVKYIAPWVALIHSADSLQLLQTINKEAARQHRRIDCLLQFHIAQEESKYGFTFAEVEALLESEALAALQHIRISGVMAMATFTDDVAQIRREFATLQQYYRQLKQRFFSKNDDFKEISMGMSGDYNIAIEEGSTMVRIGSLLFEE, translated from the coding sequence ATGGCAAATATGGCAATATTTCGGCAAATAAAAGCTGAATTGGAAGAAAAAGGTGCGCGGTTGGTGGCGGTGTCTAAAACCCGTACAACTGCCGAGATAATGGAACTGTATGCAGCAGGGCAGCGCATTTTTGGCGAAAACCGTGTGCAGGAAATGGTGCAAAAATATGAGCAACTGCCCAAAGATATTGAGTGGCATTTGATTGGTCATTTGCAAAATAACAAAGTGAAATATATTGCGCCGTGGGTGGCTTTGATACATTCGGCAGACAGCCTTCAATTGCTCCAAACTATCAATAAGGAAGCTGCACGGCAACACCGCCGTATTGATTGCCTTTTGCAGTTTCATATTGCTCAGGAGGAAAGCAAATACGGCTTTACTTTTGCCGAAGTGGAGGCTTTGTTGGAGTCGGAGGCATTGGCGGCATTGCAGCATATTCGCATCAGTGGCGTAATGGCAATGGCTACTTTTACCGATGATGTAGCGCAGATACGCCGCGAATTTGCCACTTTACAGCAGTATTACCGACAACTGAAACAGCGTTTTTTTTCCAAAAATGACGATTTTAAAGAAATTTCTATGGGTATGTCGGGTGATTATAATATAGCTATCGAAGAAGGTTCTACGATGGTGCGTATCGGCAGTTTGTTGTTTGAAGAATAA
- the rsgA gene encoding ribosome small subunit-dependent GTPase A yields the protein MSKVNTTDTLKSALKARVFSSTGSWYYARSNDEREWQCRLKGNLRLKEALFTNPVAVGDWVYIEPETNHAAAATISEVLDRNNYIIRQSPRNEHKSHILASNIDEALLITSLRSPRTSLGFIDRFLVTAEMFHIPVSIIVNKKDLYNKDELAVFEQWRAIYEPLGYRVFLFSAMDKADIDKVKRIITGKTSLFAGHSGVGKSTIINAIIPEAQQKTRAISDYTDKGMHTTTYTIMFRAPLQSSIFDSFIIDTPGVKEWQPTEVQQDEISHYFPEMRSLIGKCRFNNCLHINEPHCAVTAAVEDGTIAASRYHSYTGIVYPEDYT from the coding sequence TTGTCAAAAGTAAATACTACTGATACTTTAAAATCTGCTCTTAAAGCGCGCGTGTTTTCTTCTACGGGGTCGTGGTACTATGCACGCAGCAACGACGAGCGCGAGTGGCAATGTAGGCTCAAAGGCAACCTGCGGCTCAAAGAGGCTCTTTTTACCAATCCAGTGGCAGTGGGCGATTGGGTGTATATAGAGCCGGAAACAAATCATGCGGCGGCGGCTACTATCAGCGAAGTCCTCGACCGCAACAATTATATCATACGACAGTCGCCGCGCAACGAGCACAAAAGCCATATTTTAGCTTCTAATATTGATGAGGCTCTCCTGATTACCTCTTTGCGCAGCCCGCGTACTTCTTTGGGCTTTATTGACCGCTTTTTGGTTACTGCCGAAATGTTTCATATTCCCGTTTCTATTATTGTCAATAAAAAAGATTTGTATAATAAAGACGAACTGGCAGTTTTTGAACAATGGCGTGCTATTTATGAGCCTTTGGGCTATCGTGTGTTTTTGTTTTCGGCAATGGATAAAGCAGATATTGATAAAGTAAAACGCATTATCACCGGAAAAACCAGCCTCTTTGCAGGGCACTCCGGTGTAGGAAAATCAACCATTATCAATGCCATTATTCCCGAAGCACAGCAAAAAACCCGCGCTATTTCGGATTATACCGACAAAGGCATGCACACGACCACTTATACTATTATGTTCCGCGCACCTTTGCAAAGCAGTATTTTTGATAGCTTTATTATTGATACTCCCGGCGTAAAAGAATGGCAGCCTACCGAAGTACAACAAGATGAAATTTCGCATTATTTTCCTGAAATGCGCTCTTTAATCGGTAAATGCCGTTTCAATAATTGCTTACATATCAACGAACCGCATTGTGCGGTGACTGCTGCCGTAGAAGACGGAACCATTGCAGCTTCGCGCTACCACAGCTATACGGGTATCGTATATCCCGAAGATTATACTTAA
- a CDS encoding glycosyltransferase family 2 protein, with the protein MEISLICGTINRSSELIPLLRSLQQQINAPAFELILVDQNSDDRVEKILNAYAGTLTVRHIKTKQRGLVTSRNLGIHQARGKIIAFPDDDCYYAPDTLATATAQCKDILGIGYYNSCPPHTLYFRSTQPHYLKKNEVFSLCCSISIFINSALLKDIGLLDTNLDYGNPATPYGAMEDYEIVLRAMQKNYSVYYNPHIQVFHQINQGAYSEHRMLCSGFCYYYLLKKYFPAYKLWSLYFKECIIIVIHTLLRRKVSLRWHQNFMRGIRIGAQQN; encoded by the coding sequence ATGGAAATCAGCCTCATTTGCGGCACTATCAACAGAAGTAGTGAGCTAATTCCATTGTTGCGTTCTTTACAGCAACAAATTAATGCCCCTGCGTTTGAACTGATTCTTGTGGATCAAAATTCAGATGACCGTGTTGAAAAAATATTGAACGCTTATGCCGGTACGCTCACGGTTCGGCATATCAAAACGAAGCAACGCGGGCTGGTGACAAGTCGTAATTTGGGGATTCATCAGGCTCGCGGCAAAATTATCGCCTTTCCCGATGATGATTGCTACTATGCACCCGATACCTTAGCAACGGCAACCGCACAATGTAAAGATATTTTGGGTATCGGATACTATAATAGCTGCCCGCCTCATACTTTATATTTTCGCAGTACGCAACCGCATTACCTCAAAAAAAATGAAGTATTTTCTTTGTGTTGCTCGATTTCTATTTTTATTAATTCCGCTTTACTGAAAGATATAGGTCTTTTGGATACCAACTTAGATTATGGCAATCCGGCTACTCCATACGGTGCTATGGAAGATTATGAAATTGTATTGCGTGCTATGCAAAAAAACTACTCTGTTTATTATAATCCTCACATACAGGTATTTCATCAAATCAATCAGGGGGCTTACTCTGAGCATCGTATGCTGTGTAGCGGCTTTTGTTATTATTATCTGCTGAAAAAATACTTTCCTGCTTATAAACTATGGAGTTTATACTTTAAGGAATGTATTATTATTGTTATACACACATTATTGCGTCGCAAAGTGTCCTTGCGCTGGCATCAAAATTTTATGCGCGGAATTAGAATAGGCGCACAACAAAATTGA
- a CDS encoding tetratricopeptide repeat protein, translating into MNNFLIRLLMCLCSIVFADTWVFAQQTPTVTAVDQDVKLAQQYFQSGEYEKALPLYKKLYEANNTNGLYYYNYFRCMIYVKQYDTAEKLIRKTLKNKDQDNLVGWIDLGYLYLQQQKNEEAEAAFKKALDGITKSNVPQAYSVANSFGSYELSDYMLATYLKARDLLKDPTAFSYELAQAYKKQGKFKEMTDALLEYASMSDNNMQLAKNEFQRIIPIEEHRDYLEAQIYRRVQNENGNDVPYTNLLIWFFLQQKDYESAFVQVKALDRRFQEDGKRVFELAQSAALEKDYVPAIEAYEYVIAKGKGTATYSMARTALANTQMQRLENTIDYTADDLKSMEQNYLAILDELGRLPSTAIVMRNLARLYALYIHDLDAAIALLENLIVMPAVNGVLRGQAKLELGDYYIMQGDVWEAALYYMQVDKDFKEDILGEDARFRNARLAYFNGDFEWAASQLDVLKASTSELIANDALELSVFILDNSGMDSTMEAMGYFARADLLMFQNKMQESLRTLDSLENLYPGHALADDILFRRGKIAYRQRQYENAYQYWEQVANGFAEDILADDAIFENAELQEQYFKDKVKAMELYEKIIVDYAGSLYTVEARKRYRKLRGDELN; encoded by the coding sequence ATGAATAATTTTTTGATACGTTTGTTGATGTGCCTGTGCAGCATCGTCTTTGCCGATACGTGGGTATTTGCACAACAAACACCTACTGTAACGGCGGTGGACCAAGATGTGAAACTGGCGCAGCAGTACTTTCAAAGCGGCGAATACGAAAAAGCCCTGCCTTTGTACAAAAAATTGTACGAAGCCAACAACACTAACGGTCTTTATTATTACAATTATTTCCGCTGTATGATATATGTAAAACAATACGACACCGCCGAAAAACTTATCCGCAAAACACTCAAAAATAAAGATCAGGATAATTTGGTCGGTTGGATTGATTTGGGGTATTTATATTTACAGCAACAAAAAAATGAAGAGGCGGAAGCAGCTTTTAAAAAAGCATTGGACGGCATCACCAAAAGTAATGTGCCGCAAGCCTATTCGGTTGCCAACTCTTTCGGCAGCTACGAACTGAGCGATTATATGCTCGCCACCTATCTCAAAGCCCGCGATTTGCTCAAAGACCCCACTGCTTTTTCTTACGAGCTGGCACAGGCTTATAAAAAGCAGGGAAAATTTAAAGAAATGACCGATGCGCTTTTGGAGTACGCTTCGATGAGCGACAATAATATGCAACTCGCCAAAAACGAATTTCAGCGTATTATTCCTATTGAAGAACACCGCGATTATTTAGAAGCCCAAATTTACAGGCGCGTACAAAACGAAAACGGCAATGATGTGCCTTATACCAATTTGCTGATTTGGTTTTTTCTGCAACAAAAAGACTACGAATCGGCATTTGTGCAGGTAAAAGCCTTAGACCGCCGTTTTCAGGAAGATGGCAAGCGCGTGTTTGAGTTGGCGCAAAGTGCGGCTTTGGAAAAAGACTATGTGCCCGCTATTGAGGCTTACGAATATGTAATTGCGAAAGGCAAAGGCACTGCTACATACAGTATGGCACGCACAGCATTGGCAAATACCCAAATGCAACGCCTCGAAAACACGATAGATTATACCGCCGATGATTTAAAAAGTATGGAGCAAAATTATCTGGCAATTTTAGACGAACTGGGTCGTTTGCCGTCCACCGCCATTGTTATGCGCAATCTCGCCCGTTTATACGCACTTTATATTCACGATTTAGATGCTGCCATTGCGCTGCTTGAAAACTTAATCGTGATGCCCGCCGTCAATGGTGTATTGCGCGGACAAGCCAAATTAGAACTCGGCGATTATTACATTATGCAAGGCGATGTGTGGGAGGCGGCTTTGTATTATATGCAGGTAGATAAAGATTTTAAAGAAGATATTTTGGGCGAAGATGCCCGCTTTCGCAATGCCCGCCTCGCTTATTTCAACGGCGACTTTGAGTGGGCGGCTTCGCAATTAGATGTTCTCAAAGCCTCCACCTCCGAGCTTATCGCCAACGATGCTTTGGAGTTGTCGGTATTTATTTTGGACAATAGCGGTATGGACAGCACGATGGAAGCGATGGGCTACTTTGCACGCGCCGATTTATTGATGTTTCAAAATAAAATGCAGGAATCCTTGCGCACCCTCGACAGCCTCGAAAACTTGTACCCGGGACATGCTTTGGCAGATGATATATTGTTCAGACGCGGCAAAATTGCTTATCGCCAACGCCAATACGAAAATGCCTATCAATATTGGGAGCAGGTAGCCAATGGCTTTGCCGAAGATATTTTGGCTGATGATGCTATTTTTGAAAATGCCGAATTGCAGGAGCAATATTTTAAAGATAAAGTAAAAGCGATGGAGTTGTACGAAAAAATAATAGTGGATTATGCGGGCAGCCTCTACACCGTAGAAGCCCGCAAACGCTACCGCAAATTGCGCGGCGATGAACTAAATTAA